The following proteins are encoded in a genomic region of Gouania willdenowi chromosome 6, fGouWil2.1, whole genome shotgun sequence:
- the kif23 gene encoding kinesin-like protein KIF23 isoform X2 → MNRQQKGRTPRRPPPKKFPGSQSDPVGVYCRVRPLGQDDKECCIEVISSSTIQLHAPEGFKTNRNGEYKETQYSFKKVFGVSISQTDLFEHVAKPLVDDLISGKNGLLFTYGVTGSGKTFTMTGSPGEGGLLPRSLYMIFNSISPYQAKRYVFKTDDKNGMEVQSEVEALLERQRRDHVSIPKTPSSRQKLDPEIADMIKTEDAYQTEGVDEDSSYCVFVSYVEIYNNYIYDLLEETQDDVIKPKAPQSRSLREDQNHNMYVAGCMEVEVKSAEEAFQVFWRGQKKRKVANTRLNRESSRSHSVFIIKLAQAPLDAEGDNVLQDKNQVTVSQLCLVDLAGSERTGRTGAEGTRVREAGNINQSLLTLRTCIEILRENQMCGTSKMVPYRDSKITHLFKNYFDGEGKVRMVVCVNPNADDYEETLLVMRFAEMTQEVEVARPVERPICGFTPGRRHRNQAFKEELTRKLVERGGPIDTDFHVLTNLVQSLPPLPSSEVTDPHDDITLPRLIEALENRQRIRQTIVDEYNRKADMIRSMIQHIDSNMVSTENILQEQNVKLLEKDQLIQSGKMEIERLEKKIKTQEYKIDVLQKTTKNYEDDKRSMQQELETREQRLHRELSEKRRMEQRMQGMVTDTQHKWEKECDRRVNAMQLTMQNKLWVKDEKLKQLKAIVTESKTPGRPDPPPRQTHTAPQSQPRWQRPSREEGPPKRSASPSPLPQGAQDGSESYPSSSTSIRSCISADSTASRARRKNGEEGVCFPSPTKVLGLNERSCWTSTPVRPLHRRSRSAGGEKWVDHKPASNLDLGTVLQPLIPNAIHVSTPSEKTLAKCDRYVLTHQEVASDGEIETKLIKGDVMKTRGGGQSVQFTDIETLKQALTNAPGRKRRSSEGAPATGNQNDGAWTDVETRCSRAVEMRAGSKAGPGYEQHAVIKRRKP, encoded by the exons ATGAACAGACAACA gAAGGGTAGAACTCCCCGCAGGCCGCCGCCTAAAAAGTTCCCCGGCAGCCAGTCGGACCCAGTCGGG GTGTACTGCCGTGTGCGTCCTCTTGGTCAGGATGATAAGGAGTGCTGCATTGAGGTAATCAGCAGCTCCACTATACAGCTGCATGCTCCTGAGGGCTTCAAAACAAACCGCAATGGAGAATACAAAGAG aCACAGTACTCATTTAAAAAAGTCTTTGGAGTGTCAATATCTCAAACGGATCTCTTTGAGCATGTGGCCAAACCTCTGGTTGATGACCTGATTTCTGGGAAAAATG GCCTGCTTTTCACATACGGGGTGACGGGAAGTGGGAAAACTTTTACCATGACTGGATCTCCAGGTGAGGGTGGACTCCTGCCTCGCTCCCTATACATGATATTCAACAGCATATCTCCTTACCAGGCCAAAAGATAT GTTTTTAAGACGGATGATAAAAATGGTATGGAGGTTCAGAGTGAGGTTGAAGCTTTGTTGGAGCGTCAAAGGCGGGATCATGTTTCCATACCGAAAACACCGTCTTCCAG GCAAAAACTGGATCCTGAAATTGCTGATATGATTAAAACCGAGGATGCGTACCAAACTGAGGGAGTAGACGAAGACAGCAGCTACTGCGTCTTTGTCTCCTACGTGGAAATTTACAACAACTACATCTACGACCTTCTGGAGGAAACACAAGATGATGTCATCAAGCCAAA AGCTCCTCAGTCCAGAAGCCTGAGAGAAGACCAGAACCACAACATGTACGTGGCAGGGTGCATGGAAGTGGAAGTGAAGTCTGCAGAGGAAGCTTTTCAGGTCTTTTGGAGAG GTCAAAAGAAGAGGAAGGTTGCAAACACTCGACTGAACCGAGAGTCCAGTCGCTCACACAGCGTGTTCATCATCAAACTGGCTCAGGCTCCTCTTGATGCAGAGGGGGACAATGTCCTGCAG GATAAGAACCAGGTAACTGTCAGTCAGCTGTGCCTGGTGGATTTGGCAGGAAGTGAACGCACAGGCAGGACCGGGGCAGAAGGCACTCGAGTACGTGAAGCAG GTAACATTAACCAGTCGTTGCTGACCCTGAGAACCTGCATCGAAATCCTTCGAGAGAACCAAATGTGTGGCACCAGCAAG ATGGTTCCCTACAGAGACTCCAAGATAACACACCTGTTTAAAAATTACTTTGATGGTGAGGGAAAAGTCCGAATGGTGGTTTGCGTCAATCCCAATGCGGACGATTACGAGGAAACATTG CTGGTGATGAGGTTTGCAGAGATGACTCAGGAGGTGGAAGTGGCTCGTCCAGTGGAGAGGCCGATCTGTGGCTTTACACCAGGGCGTCGTCATAGAAACCAGGCATTCAAAGAGGAACTGACTCGCAAGCTAGTGGAGCGAGGTGGTCCCATCGACACAG aTTTCCATGTTTTGACCAACCTGGTCCAAAGCCTCCCCCCACTGCCGTCTTCAGAGGTGACCGACCCTCACGATGACATCACTCTTCCTCGACTGATCGAGGCTTTGGAGAACAGGCAGAGAATCAGGCAGACGATCGTTGACGAGTACAACAGAAAAG CCGACATGATCAGGTCTATGATTCAGCACATAGATTCCAACATGGTGTCTACAGAGAACATTCTCCAAGAGCAAAATGTCAAACTGCTGGAAAAAGACCAACTTATCCAGAGCGGCAAGATGGAGATTGAGCGTCTGGAGAAGAAGATCAAGACACAAGAATACAAG ATTGACGTCCTGCAGAAGACTACTAAAAACTACGAGGATGACAAGCGCTCCATGCAGCAGGAGCTGGAAACCAGAGAGCAGAGGCTGCACAGAGAGCTGTCAGAGAAACGGCGCATGGAGCAGCGCATGCAGGGCATGGTGACAGACACCCAACACAAGTGGGAGAAAGAATGC GACAGACGAGTGAATGCGATGCAGCTGACGATGCAAAACAAGCTTTGGGTAAAAGACGAAAAGTTAAAGCAGCTGAAAGCGATTGTGACGGAGAGCAAAACTCCAGGCCGTCCTGATCCACCGCCACGTCAGACACACACGGCTCCGCAGTCTCAACCTCGGTGGCAGCGTCCATCCAGAGAGGAAGGTCCTCCAAAGAGATCTGCGTCACCTTCACCTCTACCT CAGGGAGCTCAGGATGGTAGTGAAAGTTATCCGTCCTCTAGCACATCCATAAGAAGCTGTATTTCAGCAGACTCCACTGCCAGCAGAGCCAGGAGGAAGAACGGAGAAGAGGGAGTCTGCTTCCCCTCCCCTACAAAGGTTCTAGGGCTTAATGAGAGAAGCTGCTGG ACATCAACACCAGTACGACCCCTGCACCGTCGTTCACGGTCTGCAGGCGGAGAAAAGTGGGTGGACCACAAACCTGCCTCCAACCTGGACCTGGGAACTGTTTTACAGCCCCTCATTCCCAACGCCATCCATGTGTCCACACCCAGCGAGAAGACCCTCGCTAAGTGTGACCGTTATGTATTGACACATCAGGAGGTAGCATCTGATGGAGAAATAGAAACTAAACTTATTAAG GGAGATGTGATGAAAACAAGAGGAGGAGGACAATCTGTCCAATTCACAGACATAGAGACACTGAAACAGGCACTGACCAATGCACCAGG GCGGAAAAGGCGATCCTCTGAAGGTGCTCCGGCCACTGGGAATCAAAATGATGGAGCTTGGACAGATGTGGAGACGAGG TGCTCTAGAGCTGTGGAGATGAGGGCTGGATCTAAAGCTGGACCTGGCTACGAGCAACATGCAGTGATAAA ACGCAGAAAACCTTAA
- the kif23 gene encoding kinesin-like protein KIF23 isoform X3 has protein sequence MNRQQKGRTPRRPPPKKFPGSQSDPVGVYCRVRPLGQDDKECCIEVISSSTIQLHAPEGFKTNRNGEYKETQYSFKKVFGVSISQTDLFEHVAKPLVDDLISGKNGLLFTYGVTGSGKTFTMTGSPGEGGLLPRSLYMIFNSISPYQAKRYVFKTDDKNGMEVQSEVEALLERQRRDHVSIPKTPSSRQKLDPEIADMIKTEDAYQTEGVDEDSSYCVFVSYVEIYNNYIYDLLEETQDDVIKPKWNGGGTPVHPSTESIAPQSRSLREDQNHNMYVAGCMEVEVKSAEEAFQVFWRGQKKRKVANTRLNRESSRSHSVFIIKLAQAPLDAEGDNVLQDKNQVTVSQLCLVDLAGSERTGRTGAEGTRVREAGNINQSLLTLRTCIEILRENQMCGTSKMVPYRDSKITHLFKNYFDGEGKVRMVVCVNPNADDYEETLLVMRFAEMTQEVEVARPVERPICGFTPGRRHRNQAFKEELTRKLVERGGPIDTDFHVLTNLVQSLPPLPSSEVTDPHDDITLPRLIEALENRQRIRQTIVDEYNRKADMIRSMIQHIDSNMVSTENILQEQNVKLLEKDQLIQSGKMEIERLEKKIKTQEYKIDVLQKTTKNYEDDKRSMQQELETREQRLHRELSEKRRMEQRMQGMVTDTQHKWEKECDRRVNAMQLTMQNKLWVKDEKLKQLKAIVTESKTPGRPDPPPRQTHTAPQSQPRWQRPSREEGPPKRSASPSPLPTSTPVRPLHRRSRSAGGEKWVDHKPASNLDLGTVLQPLIPNAIHVSTPSEKTLAKCDRYVLTHQEVASDGEIETKLIKGDVMKTRGGGQSVQFTDIETLKQALTNAPGRKRRSSEGAPATGNQNDGAWTDVETRCSRAVEMRAGSKAGPGYEQHAVIKRRKP, from the exons ATGAACAGACAACA gAAGGGTAGAACTCCCCGCAGGCCGCCGCCTAAAAAGTTCCCCGGCAGCCAGTCGGACCCAGTCGGG GTGTACTGCCGTGTGCGTCCTCTTGGTCAGGATGATAAGGAGTGCTGCATTGAGGTAATCAGCAGCTCCACTATACAGCTGCATGCTCCTGAGGGCTTCAAAACAAACCGCAATGGAGAATACAAAGAG aCACAGTACTCATTTAAAAAAGTCTTTGGAGTGTCAATATCTCAAACGGATCTCTTTGAGCATGTGGCCAAACCTCTGGTTGATGACCTGATTTCTGGGAAAAATG GCCTGCTTTTCACATACGGGGTGACGGGAAGTGGGAAAACTTTTACCATGACTGGATCTCCAGGTGAGGGTGGACTCCTGCCTCGCTCCCTATACATGATATTCAACAGCATATCTCCTTACCAGGCCAAAAGATAT GTTTTTAAGACGGATGATAAAAATGGTATGGAGGTTCAGAGTGAGGTTGAAGCTTTGTTGGAGCGTCAAAGGCGGGATCATGTTTCCATACCGAAAACACCGTCTTCCAG GCAAAAACTGGATCCTGAAATTGCTGATATGATTAAAACCGAGGATGCGTACCAAACTGAGGGAGTAGACGAAGACAGCAGCTACTGCGTCTTTGTCTCCTACGTGGAAATTTACAACAACTACATCTACGACCTTCTGGAGGAAACACAAGATGATGTCATCAAGCCAAA GTGGAATGGTGGAGGTACACCTGTGCATCCGAGCACTGAGTCCAT AGCTCCTCAGTCCAGAAGCCTGAGAGAAGACCAGAACCACAACATGTACGTGGCAGGGTGCATGGAAGTGGAAGTGAAGTCTGCAGAGGAAGCTTTTCAGGTCTTTTGGAGAG GTCAAAAGAAGAGGAAGGTTGCAAACACTCGACTGAACCGAGAGTCCAGTCGCTCACACAGCGTGTTCATCATCAAACTGGCTCAGGCTCCTCTTGATGCAGAGGGGGACAATGTCCTGCAG GATAAGAACCAGGTAACTGTCAGTCAGCTGTGCCTGGTGGATTTGGCAGGAAGTGAACGCACAGGCAGGACCGGGGCAGAAGGCACTCGAGTACGTGAAGCAG GTAACATTAACCAGTCGTTGCTGACCCTGAGAACCTGCATCGAAATCCTTCGAGAGAACCAAATGTGTGGCACCAGCAAG ATGGTTCCCTACAGAGACTCCAAGATAACACACCTGTTTAAAAATTACTTTGATGGTGAGGGAAAAGTCCGAATGGTGGTTTGCGTCAATCCCAATGCGGACGATTACGAGGAAACATTG CTGGTGATGAGGTTTGCAGAGATGACTCAGGAGGTGGAAGTGGCTCGTCCAGTGGAGAGGCCGATCTGTGGCTTTACACCAGGGCGTCGTCATAGAAACCAGGCATTCAAAGAGGAACTGACTCGCAAGCTAGTGGAGCGAGGTGGTCCCATCGACACAG aTTTCCATGTTTTGACCAACCTGGTCCAAAGCCTCCCCCCACTGCCGTCTTCAGAGGTGACCGACCCTCACGATGACATCACTCTTCCTCGACTGATCGAGGCTTTGGAGAACAGGCAGAGAATCAGGCAGACGATCGTTGACGAGTACAACAGAAAAG CCGACATGATCAGGTCTATGATTCAGCACATAGATTCCAACATGGTGTCTACAGAGAACATTCTCCAAGAGCAAAATGTCAAACTGCTGGAAAAAGACCAACTTATCCAGAGCGGCAAGATGGAGATTGAGCGTCTGGAGAAGAAGATCAAGACACAAGAATACAAG ATTGACGTCCTGCAGAAGACTACTAAAAACTACGAGGATGACAAGCGCTCCATGCAGCAGGAGCTGGAAACCAGAGAGCAGAGGCTGCACAGAGAGCTGTCAGAGAAACGGCGCATGGAGCAGCGCATGCAGGGCATGGTGACAGACACCCAACACAAGTGGGAGAAAGAATGC GACAGACGAGTGAATGCGATGCAGCTGACGATGCAAAACAAGCTTTGGGTAAAAGACGAAAAGTTAAAGCAGCTGAAAGCGATTGTGACGGAGAGCAAAACTCCAGGCCGTCCTGATCCACCGCCACGTCAGACACACACGGCTCCGCAGTCTCAACCTCGGTGGCAGCGTCCATCCAGAGAGGAAGGTCCTCCAAAGAGATCTGCGTCACCTTCACCTCTACCT ACATCAACACCAGTACGACCCCTGCACCGTCGTTCACGGTCTGCAGGCGGAGAAAAGTGGGTGGACCACAAACCTGCCTCCAACCTGGACCTGGGAACTGTTTTACAGCCCCTCATTCCCAACGCCATCCATGTGTCCACACCCAGCGAGAAGACCCTCGCTAAGTGTGACCGTTATGTATTGACACATCAGGAGGTAGCATCTGATGGAGAAATAGAAACTAAACTTATTAAG GGAGATGTGATGAAAACAAGAGGAGGAGGACAATCTGTCCAATTCACAGACATAGAGACACTGAAACAGGCACTGACCAATGCACCAGG GCGGAAAAGGCGATCCTCTGAAGGTGCTCCGGCCACTGGGAATCAAAATGATGGAGCTTGGACAGATGTGGAGACGAGG TGCTCTAGAGCTGTGGAGATGAGGGCTGGATCTAAAGCTGGACCTGGCTACGAGCAACATGCAGTGATAAA ACGCAGAAAACCTTAA
- the kif23 gene encoding kinesin-like protein KIF23 isoform X1 translates to MNRQQKGRTPRRPPPKKFPGSQSDPVGVYCRVRPLGQDDKECCIEVISSSTIQLHAPEGFKTNRNGEYKETQYSFKKVFGVSISQTDLFEHVAKPLVDDLISGKNGLLFTYGVTGSGKTFTMTGSPGEGGLLPRSLYMIFNSISPYQAKRYVFKTDDKNGMEVQSEVEALLERQRRDHVSIPKTPSSRQKLDPEIADMIKTEDAYQTEGVDEDSSYCVFVSYVEIYNNYIYDLLEETQDDVIKPKWNGGGTPVHPSTESIAPQSRSLREDQNHNMYVAGCMEVEVKSAEEAFQVFWRGQKKRKVANTRLNRESSRSHSVFIIKLAQAPLDAEGDNVLQDKNQVTVSQLCLVDLAGSERTGRTGAEGTRVREAGNINQSLLTLRTCIEILRENQMCGTSKMVPYRDSKITHLFKNYFDGEGKVRMVVCVNPNADDYEETLLVMRFAEMTQEVEVARPVERPICGFTPGRRHRNQAFKEELTRKLVERGGPIDTDFHVLTNLVQSLPPLPSSEVTDPHDDITLPRLIEALENRQRIRQTIVDEYNRKADMIRSMIQHIDSNMVSTENILQEQNVKLLEKDQLIQSGKMEIERLEKKIKTQEYKIDVLQKTTKNYEDDKRSMQQELETREQRLHRELSEKRRMEQRMQGMVTDTQHKWEKECDRRVNAMQLTMQNKLWVKDEKLKQLKAIVTESKTPGRPDPPPRQTHTAPQSQPRWQRPSREEGPPKRSASPSPLPQGAQDGSESYPSSSTSIRSCISADSTASRARRKNGEEGVCFPSPTKVLGLNERSCWTSTPVRPLHRRSRSAGGEKWVDHKPASNLDLGTVLQPLIPNAIHVSTPSEKTLAKCDRYVLTHQEVASDGEIETKLIKGDVMKTRGGGQSVQFTDIETLKQALTNAPGRKRRSSEGAPATGNQNDGAWTDVETRCSRAVEMRAGSKAGPGYEQHAVIKRRKP, encoded by the exons ATGAACAGACAACA gAAGGGTAGAACTCCCCGCAGGCCGCCGCCTAAAAAGTTCCCCGGCAGCCAGTCGGACCCAGTCGGG GTGTACTGCCGTGTGCGTCCTCTTGGTCAGGATGATAAGGAGTGCTGCATTGAGGTAATCAGCAGCTCCACTATACAGCTGCATGCTCCTGAGGGCTTCAAAACAAACCGCAATGGAGAATACAAAGAG aCACAGTACTCATTTAAAAAAGTCTTTGGAGTGTCAATATCTCAAACGGATCTCTTTGAGCATGTGGCCAAACCTCTGGTTGATGACCTGATTTCTGGGAAAAATG GCCTGCTTTTCACATACGGGGTGACGGGAAGTGGGAAAACTTTTACCATGACTGGATCTCCAGGTGAGGGTGGACTCCTGCCTCGCTCCCTATACATGATATTCAACAGCATATCTCCTTACCAGGCCAAAAGATAT GTTTTTAAGACGGATGATAAAAATGGTATGGAGGTTCAGAGTGAGGTTGAAGCTTTGTTGGAGCGTCAAAGGCGGGATCATGTTTCCATACCGAAAACACCGTCTTCCAG GCAAAAACTGGATCCTGAAATTGCTGATATGATTAAAACCGAGGATGCGTACCAAACTGAGGGAGTAGACGAAGACAGCAGCTACTGCGTCTTTGTCTCCTACGTGGAAATTTACAACAACTACATCTACGACCTTCTGGAGGAAACACAAGATGATGTCATCAAGCCAAA GTGGAATGGTGGAGGTACACCTGTGCATCCGAGCACTGAGTCCAT AGCTCCTCAGTCCAGAAGCCTGAGAGAAGACCAGAACCACAACATGTACGTGGCAGGGTGCATGGAAGTGGAAGTGAAGTCTGCAGAGGAAGCTTTTCAGGTCTTTTGGAGAG GTCAAAAGAAGAGGAAGGTTGCAAACACTCGACTGAACCGAGAGTCCAGTCGCTCACACAGCGTGTTCATCATCAAACTGGCTCAGGCTCCTCTTGATGCAGAGGGGGACAATGTCCTGCAG GATAAGAACCAGGTAACTGTCAGTCAGCTGTGCCTGGTGGATTTGGCAGGAAGTGAACGCACAGGCAGGACCGGGGCAGAAGGCACTCGAGTACGTGAAGCAG GTAACATTAACCAGTCGTTGCTGACCCTGAGAACCTGCATCGAAATCCTTCGAGAGAACCAAATGTGTGGCACCAGCAAG ATGGTTCCCTACAGAGACTCCAAGATAACACACCTGTTTAAAAATTACTTTGATGGTGAGGGAAAAGTCCGAATGGTGGTTTGCGTCAATCCCAATGCGGACGATTACGAGGAAACATTG CTGGTGATGAGGTTTGCAGAGATGACTCAGGAGGTGGAAGTGGCTCGTCCAGTGGAGAGGCCGATCTGTGGCTTTACACCAGGGCGTCGTCATAGAAACCAGGCATTCAAAGAGGAACTGACTCGCAAGCTAGTGGAGCGAGGTGGTCCCATCGACACAG aTTTCCATGTTTTGACCAACCTGGTCCAAAGCCTCCCCCCACTGCCGTCTTCAGAGGTGACCGACCCTCACGATGACATCACTCTTCCTCGACTGATCGAGGCTTTGGAGAACAGGCAGAGAATCAGGCAGACGATCGTTGACGAGTACAACAGAAAAG CCGACATGATCAGGTCTATGATTCAGCACATAGATTCCAACATGGTGTCTACAGAGAACATTCTCCAAGAGCAAAATGTCAAACTGCTGGAAAAAGACCAACTTATCCAGAGCGGCAAGATGGAGATTGAGCGTCTGGAGAAGAAGATCAAGACACAAGAATACAAG ATTGACGTCCTGCAGAAGACTACTAAAAACTACGAGGATGACAAGCGCTCCATGCAGCAGGAGCTGGAAACCAGAGAGCAGAGGCTGCACAGAGAGCTGTCAGAGAAACGGCGCATGGAGCAGCGCATGCAGGGCATGGTGACAGACACCCAACACAAGTGGGAGAAAGAATGC GACAGACGAGTGAATGCGATGCAGCTGACGATGCAAAACAAGCTTTGGGTAAAAGACGAAAAGTTAAAGCAGCTGAAAGCGATTGTGACGGAGAGCAAAACTCCAGGCCGTCCTGATCCACCGCCACGTCAGACACACACGGCTCCGCAGTCTCAACCTCGGTGGCAGCGTCCATCCAGAGAGGAAGGTCCTCCAAAGAGATCTGCGTCACCTTCACCTCTACCT CAGGGAGCTCAGGATGGTAGTGAAAGTTATCCGTCCTCTAGCACATCCATAAGAAGCTGTATTTCAGCAGACTCCACTGCCAGCAGAGCCAGGAGGAAGAACGGAGAAGAGGGAGTCTGCTTCCCCTCCCCTACAAAGGTTCTAGGGCTTAATGAGAGAAGCTGCTGG ACATCAACACCAGTACGACCCCTGCACCGTCGTTCACGGTCTGCAGGCGGAGAAAAGTGGGTGGACCACAAACCTGCCTCCAACCTGGACCTGGGAACTGTTTTACAGCCCCTCATTCCCAACGCCATCCATGTGTCCACACCCAGCGAGAAGACCCTCGCTAAGTGTGACCGTTATGTATTGACACATCAGGAGGTAGCATCTGATGGAGAAATAGAAACTAAACTTATTAAG GGAGATGTGATGAAAACAAGAGGAGGAGGACAATCTGTCCAATTCACAGACATAGAGACACTGAAACAGGCACTGACCAATGCACCAGG GCGGAAAAGGCGATCCTCTGAAGGTGCTCCGGCCACTGGGAATCAAAATGATGGAGCTTGGACAGATGTGGAGACGAGG TGCTCTAGAGCTGTGGAGATGAGGGCTGGATCTAAAGCTGGACCTGGCTACGAGCAACATGCAGTGATAAA ACGCAGAAAACCTTAA
- the kif23 gene encoding kinesin-like protein KIF23 isoform X4, whose amino-acid sequence MNRQQKGRTPRRPPPKKFPGSQSDPVGVYCRVRPLGQDDKECCIEVISSSTIQLHAPEGFKTNRNGEYKETQYSFKKVFGVSISQTDLFEHVAKPLVDDLISGKNGLLFTYGVTGSGKTFTMTGSPGEGGLLPRSLYMIFNSISPYQAKRYVFKTDDKNGMEVQSEVEALLERQRRDHVSIPKTPSSRQKLDPEIADMIKTEDAYQTEGVDEDSSYCVFVSYVEIYNNYIYDLLEETQDDVIKPKAPQSRSLREDQNHNMYVAGCMEVEVKSAEEAFQVFWRGQKKRKVANTRLNRESSRSHSVFIIKLAQAPLDAEGDNVLQDKNQVTVSQLCLVDLAGSERTGRTGAEGTRVREAGNINQSLLTLRTCIEILRENQMCGTSKMVPYRDSKITHLFKNYFDGEGKVRMVVCVNPNADDYEETLLVMRFAEMTQEVEVARPVERPICGFTPGRRHRNQAFKEELTRKLVERGGPIDTDFHVLTNLVQSLPPLPSSEVTDPHDDITLPRLIEALENRQRIRQTIVDEYNRKADMIRSMIQHIDSNMVSTENILQEQNVKLLEKDQLIQSGKMEIERLEKKIKTQEYKIDVLQKTTKNYEDDKRSMQQELETREQRLHRELSEKRRMEQRMQGMVTDTQHKWEKECDRRVNAMQLTMQNKLWVKDEKLKQLKAIVTESKTPGRPDPPPRQTHTAPQSQPRWQRPSREEGPPKRSASPSPLPTSTPVRPLHRRSRSAGGEKWVDHKPASNLDLGTVLQPLIPNAIHVSTPSEKTLAKCDRYVLTHQEVASDGEIETKLIKGDVMKTRGGGQSVQFTDIETLKQALTNAPGRKRRSSEGAPATGNQNDGAWTDVETRCSRAVEMRAGSKAGPGYEQHAVIKRRKP is encoded by the exons ATGAACAGACAACA gAAGGGTAGAACTCCCCGCAGGCCGCCGCCTAAAAAGTTCCCCGGCAGCCAGTCGGACCCAGTCGGG GTGTACTGCCGTGTGCGTCCTCTTGGTCAGGATGATAAGGAGTGCTGCATTGAGGTAATCAGCAGCTCCACTATACAGCTGCATGCTCCTGAGGGCTTCAAAACAAACCGCAATGGAGAATACAAAGAG aCACAGTACTCATTTAAAAAAGTCTTTGGAGTGTCAATATCTCAAACGGATCTCTTTGAGCATGTGGCCAAACCTCTGGTTGATGACCTGATTTCTGGGAAAAATG GCCTGCTTTTCACATACGGGGTGACGGGAAGTGGGAAAACTTTTACCATGACTGGATCTCCAGGTGAGGGTGGACTCCTGCCTCGCTCCCTATACATGATATTCAACAGCATATCTCCTTACCAGGCCAAAAGATAT GTTTTTAAGACGGATGATAAAAATGGTATGGAGGTTCAGAGTGAGGTTGAAGCTTTGTTGGAGCGTCAAAGGCGGGATCATGTTTCCATACCGAAAACACCGTCTTCCAG GCAAAAACTGGATCCTGAAATTGCTGATATGATTAAAACCGAGGATGCGTACCAAACTGAGGGAGTAGACGAAGACAGCAGCTACTGCGTCTTTGTCTCCTACGTGGAAATTTACAACAACTACATCTACGACCTTCTGGAGGAAACACAAGATGATGTCATCAAGCCAAA AGCTCCTCAGTCCAGAAGCCTGAGAGAAGACCAGAACCACAACATGTACGTGGCAGGGTGCATGGAAGTGGAAGTGAAGTCTGCAGAGGAAGCTTTTCAGGTCTTTTGGAGAG GTCAAAAGAAGAGGAAGGTTGCAAACACTCGACTGAACCGAGAGTCCAGTCGCTCACACAGCGTGTTCATCATCAAACTGGCTCAGGCTCCTCTTGATGCAGAGGGGGACAATGTCCTGCAG GATAAGAACCAGGTAACTGTCAGTCAGCTGTGCCTGGTGGATTTGGCAGGAAGTGAACGCACAGGCAGGACCGGGGCAGAAGGCACTCGAGTACGTGAAGCAG GTAACATTAACCAGTCGTTGCTGACCCTGAGAACCTGCATCGAAATCCTTCGAGAGAACCAAATGTGTGGCACCAGCAAG ATGGTTCCCTACAGAGACTCCAAGATAACACACCTGTTTAAAAATTACTTTGATGGTGAGGGAAAAGTCCGAATGGTGGTTTGCGTCAATCCCAATGCGGACGATTACGAGGAAACATTG CTGGTGATGAGGTTTGCAGAGATGACTCAGGAGGTGGAAGTGGCTCGTCCAGTGGAGAGGCCGATCTGTGGCTTTACACCAGGGCGTCGTCATAGAAACCAGGCATTCAAAGAGGAACTGACTCGCAAGCTAGTGGAGCGAGGTGGTCCCATCGACACAG aTTTCCATGTTTTGACCAACCTGGTCCAAAGCCTCCCCCCACTGCCGTCTTCAGAGGTGACCGACCCTCACGATGACATCACTCTTCCTCGACTGATCGAGGCTTTGGAGAACAGGCAGAGAATCAGGCAGACGATCGTTGACGAGTACAACAGAAAAG CCGACATGATCAGGTCTATGATTCAGCACATAGATTCCAACATGGTGTCTACAGAGAACATTCTCCAAGAGCAAAATGTCAAACTGCTGGAAAAAGACCAACTTATCCAGAGCGGCAAGATGGAGATTGAGCGTCTGGAGAAGAAGATCAAGACACAAGAATACAAG ATTGACGTCCTGCAGAAGACTACTAAAAACTACGAGGATGACAAGCGCTCCATGCAGCAGGAGCTGGAAACCAGAGAGCAGAGGCTGCACAGAGAGCTGTCAGAGAAACGGCGCATGGAGCAGCGCATGCAGGGCATGGTGACAGACACCCAACACAAGTGGGAGAAAGAATGC GACAGACGAGTGAATGCGATGCAGCTGACGATGCAAAACAAGCTTTGGGTAAAAGACGAAAAGTTAAAGCAGCTGAAAGCGATTGTGACGGAGAGCAAAACTCCAGGCCGTCCTGATCCACCGCCACGTCAGACACACACGGCTCCGCAGTCTCAACCTCGGTGGCAGCGTCCATCCAGAGAGGAAGGTCCTCCAAAGAGATCTGCGTCACCTTCACCTCTACCT ACATCAACACCAGTACGACCCCTGCACCGTCGTTCACGGTCTGCAGGCGGAGAAAAGTGGGTGGACCACAAACCTGCCTCCAACCTGGACCTGGGAACTGTTTTACAGCCCCTCATTCCCAACGCCATCCATGTGTCCACACCCAGCGAGAAGACCCTCGCTAAGTGTGACCGTTATGTATTGACACATCAGGAGGTAGCATCTGATGGAGAAATAGAAACTAAACTTATTAAG GGAGATGTGATGAAAACAAGAGGAGGAGGACAATCTGTCCAATTCACAGACATAGAGACACTGAAACAGGCACTGACCAATGCACCAGG GCGGAAAAGGCGATCCTCTGAAGGTGCTCCGGCCACTGGGAATCAAAATGATGGAGCTTGGACAGATGTGGAGACGAGG TGCTCTAGAGCTGTGGAGATGAGGGCTGGATCTAAAGCTGGACCTGGCTACGAGCAACATGCAGTGATAAA ACGCAGAAAACCTTAA